The proteins below are encoded in one region of Vanessa tameamea isolate UH-Manoa-2023 chromosome Z, ilVanTame1 primary haplotype, whole genome shotgun sequence:
- the LOC113403649 gene encoding uncharacterized protein LOC113403649 — protein sequence MDKDHSEEQLFPDDTQPPEQDEINECLNKLKKLFIAIDAIVKSIMITPEAGKETPENLELTLQTCKDSVMTRLVESVKEYEDYIQSLKDADSKEPTEEDDFDQPD from the exons ATGGATAAGGATCATAGCGAGGAACAAT TGTTCCCAGACGACACTCAGCCACCGGAGCAGGATGAAATAAACGAGTGCCTAAATAAACTCAAGAAGTTGTTCATCGCCATAGACGCCATA GTGAAATCCATAATGATCACTCCAGAAGCCGGCAAAGAGACGCCGGAAAACTTGGAACTCACTCTCCAAACATGCAAAGATAGTGTTATGACAAGG ttagTCGAGTCTGTGAAGGAATATGAAGACTATATTCAGTCACTTAAAGATGCTGATTCGAAGGAGCCTACAGAAGAAGACGACTTTGATCAACCAGATTAA
- the LOC113403335 gene encoding proteoglycan 4-like, which translates to MGIDDPADLHRILCIFKTLEAIIKPIKTQADILRNRQYYLATHFHRYKYISGVAKVPKPFLTSGKSYFLRPYGYWVRDPEYEAPRPTPDCPIPFEIKDGLDPKVATENIRKLFKELDDILSKRTPTVPTDSEPETEQDTAQDAPRGTSLDRMLYTPRATLQDTFQATPEDTPPDTPQDTPQDTPPDTPQDTPPDTPQDTPQDTPQDTQKDDEQDYNKKLFKLLRGMKM; encoded by the exons ATGGGCATTGACGATCCAGCAGATTTACATCGAATTCTCTGTATATTCAAAACTCTGGAAGCAata attaagcCGATAAAAACGCAAGCTGATATTTTGCGAAATAGGCAATATTATCTGGCTACCCATTTTCATcgatacaaatatataagtGGAGTCGCAAAG GTACCAAAGCCGTTTCTGACGTCGGGGAAATCTTATTTCTTACGCCCCTATGGCTATTGGGTACGAGATCCAGAATACGAGGCTCCAA GACCTACTCCAGATTGCCCCATTCCGTTTGAAATAAAAGATGGCTTGGACCCAAAAGTTGCGACTGAAAATATTCGCAAATTATTCAAAGAATTGGACGATATA CTAAGTAAGCGAACACCTACGGTTCCAACCGACTCTGAACCAGAGACAGAGCAGGACACAGCGCAAGATGCACCGCGAGGCACATCGCTTGACAGGATGCTTTATACACCACGAGCAACATTGCAAGACACTTTTCAAGCCACACCGGAAGATACACCTCCAGATACACCGCAAGATACACCGCAAGATACACCGCCAGATACACCGCAAGATACACCGCCAGATACACCGCAAGATACACCGCAAGATACACCGCAAGACACACAAAAAGACGATGAACAGgactataacaaaaaattatttaag ttacTAAGAGGTATGAAGATGTAA